A genome region from Altererythrobacter aquiaggeris includes the following:
- a CDS encoding flavodoxin family protein, translated as MERPRKLLIIWHSRTGASKAMARAAASSAAGDAIMLRASDVDSGDLLAAGGYLFICPENLAAMSGEMKEMFDRNYYPLLGQIEGRPYATAIAAGSDGEGAQRQIDRIATGWRLRRVADPLIINFNAQTGSAILAPKKLPAAAKVLCEELGAVLSQGLKLGVF; from the coding sequence ATGGAAAGACCCCGCAAGCTCCTGATTATCTGGCACAGCCGAACCGGGGCGAGCAAGGCCATGGCGCGTGCTGCAGCCAGCTCAGCGGCCGGCGACGCGATAATGTTACGGGCATCGGACGTGGATTCCGGCGATTTGCTTGCCGCGGGGGGCTATCTATTTATCTGCCCCGAAAACCTCGCGGCGATGAGCGGAGAAATGAAAGAGATGTTCGATCGGAATTATTATCCGCTTCTCGGGCAGATCGAGGGGAGGCCTTACGCAACCGCGATAGCCGCCGGTTCCGATGGAGAAGGGGCGCAAAGGCAGATTGACCGGATTGCCACCGGCTGGCGGCTGAGGCGGGTGGCTGATCCCCTGATCATCAATTTCAACGCTCAGACAGGGTCTGCAATACTGGCACCCAAGAAATTACCCGCGGCTGCAAAAGTGCTGTGCGAAGAGCTGGGTGCTGTGCTTTCGCAAGGACTTAAACTTGGTGTGTTTTGA
- the recJ gene encoding single-stranded-DNA-specific exonuclease RecJ gives METHPAHTVLGVTRSISGKAWVWRGGNMSMGGDAGGTADDIEAQLLISRGVAREDLDRHRNPSLREFLPDPSQFQDMEAAAERIAQAILGQEKVTVYGDYDVDGATSAALLVRLLAMLGLEAEFYIPDRLLEGYGPSGEALVKLGKQGSSLIVTVDCGAMAHDALAQAYDAGIDVIVVDHHKCSAELPRAAALVNPNRLDENDIAASHGHLAAVGVAFLLAIALTRTLRQRGFFADRNEPDLFSLLDLVALGTVADVAALHGLNRAMVAQGLKVMARRENVGLAALIDASRLNRAPVCSDLGFALGPRINAGGRVGESTLGVRLLITSDPDEARDIAGQLSSLNEDRRAIEALVQREAEDMLPAQHNRAVSILAGRGWHPGVIGIVAGRIKEKTGKPAIVIALDSVTGIGKGSGRSISGVDLGAAIITAREKGLLVAGGGHAMAAGLTINGDTFDEFADWIDDNLGVAVARASEKQTMQLDLSLTPRGLAPLLVERLESAGPYGVGWPGPRIAVGPVHLIKADIVGTDHVRLIAGGDDGASFKAIAFRAAETEMGQALLHGSKGRKLWLAGRAKIDDWGSQPQAELHLEDAAWAD, from the coding sequence ATGGAAACCCATCCGGCACACACCGTTCTAGGCGTCACGAGGTCCATCAGCGGCAAGGCCTGGGTATGGCGCGGCGGCAATATGTCGATGGGCGGTGATGCGGGAGGAACGGCTGACGATATCGAAGCCCAGCTGCTGATATCCCGCGGGGTAGCGCGCGAAGATCTGGACCGACATCGGAATCCGTCGTTACGCGAATTTCTGCCCGACCCGTCGCAGTTCCAGGATATGGAAGCAGCCGCCGAGCGGATTGCACAGGCCATATTGGGTCAGGAAAAAGTCACGGTTTACGGTGACTATGATGTCGATGGAGCAACCAGCGCGGCCTTGCTCGTCCGGCTGCTGGCTATGCTCGGGCTGGAGGCAGAATTTTACATTCCCGACCGCCTGCTCGAAGGATACGGACCATCCGGCGAAGCGCTGGTCAAGCTTGGCAAACAGGGGTCGAGCCTGATTGTCACGGTCGATTGCGGCGCGATGGCGCATGATGCATTGGCGCAGGCTTACGATGCCGGCATCGATGTGATCGTGGTGGACCATCACAAATGTTCGGCCGAATTGCCCCGCGCCGCTGCACTGGTAAATCCGAACCGGCTGGACGAAAATGATATCGCCGCATCGCATGGCCATCTGGCCGCTGTCGGGGTGGCATTTCTGCTTGCGATAGCCCTTACACGCACGCTTCGGCAGCGCGGTTTTTTCGCAGACAGAAACGAACCGGACCTGTTTTCTCTGCTGGACCTTGTCGCGCTCGGGACTGTTGCCGATGTTGCGGCACTCCACGGCCTGAACAGGGCGATGGTCGCGCAAGGGTTGAAGGTGATGGCGCGGCGCGAAAACGTCGGGTTGGCTGCCTTGATTGATGCAAGCAGACTCAACCGCGCTCCCGTTTGCAGCGATCTGGGTTTTGCGCTTGGACCGCGGATAAACGCCGGCGGGAGGGTTGGGGAATCGACTCTGGGTGTGCGCTTGCTCATTACTTCGGACCCGGACGAGGCGCGTGACATTGCCGGCCAGCTTTCAAGCCTCAACGAAGATCGGCGCGCAATCGAGGCACTGGTCCAGCGCGAGGCAGAAGATATGCTGCCTGCGCAGCACAACCGCGCAGTTTCGATTCTGGCAGGCCGCGGCTGGCATCCTGGTGTCATCGGAATTGTCGCGGGACGGATAAAGGAAAAGACGGGCAAGCCAGCAATCGTGATCGCACTGGATAGCGTTACGGGCATTGGCAAGGGGTCTGGCCGCTCGATTTCGGGCGTGGATCTGGGCGCGGCGATTATCACCGCCCGGGAGAAGGGTTTGCTGGTCGCAGGCGGCGGTCACGCCATGGCAGCTGGCCTTACAATAAACGGCGATACATTTGATGAATTTGCCGACTGGATCGACGACAATCTTGGAGTAGCGGTCGCACGTGCTTCGGAAAAGCAAACCATGCAGCTTGATCTGTCGCTCACACCGCGGGGTCTGGCACCGCTGCTTGTGGAGCGTTTGGAGAGTGCCGGCCCTTACGGTGTCGGTTGGCCCGGCCCGCGGATAGCAGTGGGACCAGTGCATTTGATCAAGGCAGATATTGTCGGGACGGACCATGTGCGGTTGATCGCTGGCGGCGATGACGGGGCGTCTTTCAAAGCGATCGCATTCCGTGCGGCCGAAACCGAAATGGGACAAGCACTTCTACATGGCTCAAAAGGCCGGAAATTGTGGCTGGCAGGGCGCGCAAAGATTGATGATTGGGGCAGCCAGCCGCAGGCAGAACTGCACCTTGAAGACGCTGCTTGGGCCGATTGA